A genomic window from Gossypium hirsutum isolate 1008001.06 chromosome D10, Gossypium_hirsutum_v2.1, whole genome shotgun sequence includes:
- the LOC107935416 gene encoding disease resistance-like protein DSC1 isoform X1 has translation MKRAKRILSGCYKGAECGINKLVDKCLINVSSTYSYSLRYFRRRDIIYMHDTLEEMGKGIVCEESKTLGKCSRLWNLKDVEEVLKYNKGTDRIHGTKVDMSRMGNLSFQPSVFESMINLKCIFFYFPPCLLREEHEDYKKLYAYQDDIISLPNELRYLRWDYCPFKSLSSSFNPKNLVALELPYGNMKQLWNEVHKDLVHLWKINLFCCKNLKKIPNLLGAVNLERLQCANCESLVKLPSLARLTSLTSLCLMGCCRLKKFPEIPNNFDALDLSETGIKKVPDFIERLDRLQRLTLRNSMVKDLSRNISKLKSLEVLDLSGCPFVKSPKIPRSLIDLHLSGTQIEGVDLYSN, from the exons ATGAAAAGAGCAAAACGTATTCTAAGTGGTTGTTATAAGGGTGCAGAGTGTGGAATAAACAAATTGGTTGACAAATGCCTGATCAATGTCTCATCTACTTATTCTTATTCTCTTCGTTATTTCAGACGTcgagatataatttatatgcatgatACTCTTGAAGAGATGGGAAAAGGCATTGTTTGTGAAGAGTCTAAAACCCTTGGTAAGTGCAGTAGACTATGGAATCTGAAAGACGTGGAAGAAGTGCTCAAATATAATAAA GGAACTGATCGAATTCATGGAACAAAAGTAGACATGTCACGTATGGGTAACCTATCATTCCAACCTTCTGTTTTTGAAAGCATGATTAATCTTAAAtgtattttcttctattttcctcCGTGTTTGTTAAGGGAAGAGCATGAGGATTATA agaAGCTATATGCATACCAAGATGATATTATATCTCTTCCGAATGAGCTAAGGTATCTTCGATGGGATTATTGCCCCTTCAAATCTTTATCATCAAGTTTTAATCCAAAGAATCTTGTTGCATTGGAATTACCATATGGAAACATGAAACAGCTTTGGAACGAAGTTCATAAg GATCTTGTTCATTTATGGAAAATTAACCTTTTCTGTTGCAAAAATTTAAAGAAGATCCCTAATTTATTAGGAGCCGTCAACCTTGAAAGACTTCAGTGTGCAAATTGTGAAAGTTTGGTTAAACTTCCTTCCCTCGCCCGTTTGACATCACTTACATCCCTTTGCCTTATGGGATGTTGTCGTCTCAAGAAGTTTCCGGAGATCCCAAATAACTTTGATGCGTTAGATTTATCAGAAACCGGAATAAAAAAAGTACCTGATTTCATTGAGCGTCTCGACAGACTTCAACGATTGACCTTGAGAAACTCAATGGTAAAAGATTTATCACGCAATATTTCAAAGTTGAAATCCCTTGAAGTTCTAGATCTTAGTGGTTGTCCATTCGTCAAATCCCCAAAAATCCCAAGAAGCTTAATAGATTTACACCTATCTGGAACTCAAATTGAAGGAGTGGACTTGTATTCCAACTAA
- the LOC107935416 gene encoding disease resistance protein RPP2B-like isoform X2, with protein sequence MRTILFNFFSTFAFKQLNPAVGFQDLSRRRRDIIYMHDTLEEMGKGIVCEESKTLGKCSRLWNLKDVEEVLKYNKGTDRIHGTKVDMSRMGNLSFQPSVFESMINLKCIFFYFPPCLLREEHEDYKKLYAYQDDIISLPNELRYLRWDYCPFKSLSSSFNPKNLVALELPYGNMKQLWNEVHKDLVHLWKINLFCCKNLKKIPNLLGAVNLERLQCANCESLVKLPSLARLTSLTSLCLMGCCRLKKFPEIPNNFDALDLSETGIKKVPDFIERLDRLQRLTLRNSMVKDLSRNISKLKSLEVLDLSGCPFVKSPKIPRSLIDLHLSGTQIEGVDLYSN encoded by the exons ATGAGAACGATTCTCTTCAACTTTTTTTCTACCTTTGCGTTTAAGCAGTTGAATCCCGCAGTTGGTTTTCAAGATCTATCGCGTAG ACGTcgagatataatttatatgcatgatACTCTTGAAGAGATGGGAAAAGGCATTGTTTGTGAAGAGTCTAAAACCCTTGGTAAGTGCAGTAGACTATGGAATCTGAAAGACGTGGAAGAAGTGCTCAAATATAATAAA GGAACTGATCGAATTCATGGAACAAAAGTAGACATGTCACGTATGGGTAACCTATCATTCCAACCTTCTGTTTTTGAAAGCATGATTAATCTTAAAtgtattttcttctattttcctcCGTGTTTGTTAAGGGAAGAGCATGAGGATTATA agaAGCTATATGCATACCAAGATGATATTATATCTCTTCCGAATGAGCTAAGGTATCTTCGATGGGATTATTGCCCCTTCAAATCTTTATCATCAAGTTTTAATCCAAAGAATCTTGTTGCATTGGAATTACCATATGGAAACATGAAACAGCTTTGGAACGAAGTTCATAAg GATCTTGTTCATTTATGGAAAATTAACCTTTTCTGTTGCAAAAATTTAAAGAAGATCCCTAATTTATTAGGAGCCGTCAACCTTGAAAGACTTCAGTGTGCAAATTGTGAAAGTTTGGTTAAACTTCCTTCCCTCGCCCGTTTGACATCACTTACATCCCTTTGCCTTATGGGATGTTGTCGTCTCAAGAAGTTTCCGGAGATCCCAAATAACTTTGATGCGTTAGATTTATCAGAAACCGGAATAAAAAAAGTACCTGATTTCATTGAGCGTCTCGACAGACTTCAACGATTGACCTTGAGAAACTCAATGGTAAAAGATTTATCACGCAATATTTCAAAGTTGAAATCCCTTGAAGTTCTAGATCTTAGTGGTTGTCCATTCGTCAAATCCCCAAAAATCCCAAGAAGCTTAATAGATTTACACCTATCTGGAACTCAAATTGAAGGAGTGGACTTGTATTCCAACTAA